A genomic segment from Chitinophaga flava encodes:
- a CDS encoding aminotransferase class V-fold PLP-dependent enzyme, with product MEHIANIETAALDVKQIRKDFPILQELVHGKPLVYLDNGATTQKPLSVIETEARYYEEYNSNVHRGVHHLSQVATNAYEKAREIVAGFINAAQTHEIIFTKGTTDGINLVANTMGRRFLKAGDSVIISAMEHHSNIVPWQIACEESGATLKVIPINERGELRMDAYEELLDDTVKIVAVTYVSNTMGTINPVEDIIALAHARKIPVLLDAAQAIQHMSIDVQALQPDFLVFSGHKIYGPTGIGVLYGTTEWLEKLPPYQGGGDMIKTVTFSKTTYNELPYKFEAGTPNIAGAIGLGAAIQYLQQVGLDKIQQWEEQLLAYALEQLRQIDGLRFIGNAAHRSGAISFLVHDIHPFDLGELLDQQGIAVRTGHHCCEPLMDEFKIPGTVRASLTFYNTKEDIDKLVAGIKRAVSMLR from the coding sequence ATGGAACATATTGCTAACATAGAAACCGCAGCATTGGACGTAAAGCAGATCAGGAAGGACTTCCCTATCCTGCAGGAACTGGTGCATGGCAAACCGCTGGTATACCTCGACAACGGGGCTACCACCCAAAAGCCGCTGTCAGTAATTGAAACAGAAGCACGGTATTACGAGGAGTACAACAGCAATGTGCACCGTGGCGTACACCACCTCAGTCAGGTGGCCACCAACGCGTACGAGAAAGCCCGTGAAATAGTAGCCGGCTTTATCAATGCAGCACAGACCCACGAGATCATCTTCACCAAAGGCACTACCGACGGCATCAACCTGGTGGCCAATACCATGGGCCGCCGTTTCCTGAAAGCCGGCGACAGTGTGATCATCTCGGCCATGGAACACCATTCCAACATCGTTCCCTGGCAGATAGCCTGTGAAGAAAGTGGTGCCACCCTGAAAGTCATCCCCATCAATGAACGGGGTGAGCTGAGAATGGACGCCTACGAAGAACTGCTGGACGATACGGTGAAAATAGTAGCAGTAACTTATGTTTCCAACACAATGGGCACTATCAACCCGGTAGAGGATATTATCGCGCTGGCGCATGCACGGAAGATCCCCGTACTGCTGGACGCCGCTCAGGCCATTCAGCATATGAGCATCGACGTGCAGGCCCTGCAGCCGGATTTCCTCGTTTTCTCGGGTCATAAAATTTACGGTCCTACCGGCATCGGGGTGCTGTATGGCACCACCGAATGGTTAGAGAAACTGCCTCCCTACCAGGGCGGCGGCGATATGATCAAGACCGTGACTTTTTCCAAAACCACTTATAATGAACTGCCTTATAAATTTGAAGCCGGTACACCCAATATTGCCGGCGCCATTGGTTTAGGGGCAGCTATCCAATACCTGCAGCAAGTCGGTCTGGACAAAATCCAGCAATGGGAAGAGCAACTGCTCGCCTATGCACTGGAACAACTGCGTCAGATTGATGGTCTCCGTTTTATCGGAAATGCCGCCCACAGAAGCGGGGCTATCTCCTTCCTGGTACATGACATCCACCCGTTTGACCTGGGTGAGCTGCTGGACCAGCAGGGCATCGCCGTGAGAACAGGACACCATTGCTGCGAACCGCTGATGGACGAATTTAAAATCCCCGGCACGGTACGGGCCTCTCTCACTTTCTACAACACGAAGGAAGATATAGACAAGCTGGTAGCCGGCATTAAACGGGCCGTTTCCATGCTGCGGTAA
- a CDS encoding SufE family protein, whose amino-acid sequence MTINERQEEIKSDFEVMSNWEDKYEYIIQLGKDLPLISEEHKVPENLIKGCQSRVWLHTELRDGKLYFTGDSDAVITKGLISLMIYVLSGHTPKDIASSDIYFIDAIGLSSHLSPTRSNGLLSMLKQMKLYAVAYQAKNNQS is encoded by the coding sequence ATGACGATCAACGAAAGACAGGAAGAAATAAAGTCCGACTTTGAAGTAATGAGCAACTGGGAGGATAAGTATGAATATATTATCCAGCTGGGTAAGGATTTACCGCTCATTTCAGAAGAACACAAAGTACCGGAAAACCTGATCAAGGGCTGTCAGTCACGCGTATGGCTGCATACTGAGCTCAGGGATGGTAAACTGTATTTTACCGGCGACAGCGATGCCGTGATCACCAAAGGGCTTATCAGCCTGATGATCTATGTGCTTTCCGGACATACTCCGAAAGACATCGCTTCCTCGGACATCTACTTTATCGATGCCATCGGTCTGAGCAGCCACCTCTCTCCTACCCGTTCCAACGGGCTGCTGAGCATGCTCAAACAGATGAAACTTTATGCGGTGGCCTATCAGGCAAAAAATAACCAGTCATGA
- a CDS encoding DUF59 domain-containing protein: MSEATLRDKIEEQLKTVYDPEIPVNIWELGLVYEIKIKENNRIGIDMTLTAPGCPVAGDIIREVDEKVRNIEGVSEVDVHLTFDPPWNKEMMSEEAKLELGFL; encoded by the coding sequence ATGAGTGAAGCAACATTAAGGGACAAGATAGAAGAACAGCTCAAAACCGTATACGATCCGGAAATTCCTGTGAACATCTGGGAACTGGGACTGGTATACGAAATCAAGATCAAGGAAAATAACCGCATTGGTATAGACATGACCCTTACCGCCCCTGGCTGCCCTGTAGCTGGTGATATTATCAGGGAGGTAGATGAAAAGGTTAGAAATATCGAAGGCGTATCTGAGGTAGATGTACACCTGACTTTCGACCCACCCTGGAATAAGGAGATGATGAGCGAAGAAGCCAAGCTGGAACTCGGTTTCCTTTAA
- a CDS encoding SWIM zinc finger family protein, with amino-acid sequence MELTEEQVLSMAPDESSRKAGKELARPAKWVSIGVSDAALWGECQGSGSKPYQTQVDTGNMAFKCSCPSRKFPCKHGVGLLLYYAREKQSFTLVEQPAWVTEWISKRTEKAEKKAQQAADNTGKPVDEAAQNKRQEARHRKVSDGLDELLRWIKDMVRNGIIGLPDKGADMCENMARRMVDAQASGLAGILREMAEISYYSEGWQHTFMDQLLRLYLLARAYGHLDHLEPALQQDIRTMIGFPQSQEELKTQAGITDTWQVLGKQSTEDDRLITERYWLYGLHTRQTALLLQFTVRHQPQTQLLPTPGSTIRAELVYYPSAAPMRALIKTQQAMPADHRFQGYANWTAVMTAQTAVSSSLPLYNDQVYTIDALTPVLHDGQWWLRDAQQQEMQVRREFRHIWKLLALSGGQPMPMAVIGREREYEPLGVWHQQEYKIL; translated from the coding sequence TTGGAGCTAACGGAAGAACAGGTGCTGTCGATGGCACCCGATGAGTCGTCCCGTAAGGCGGGAAAAGAACTGGCCAGGCCGGCCAAATGGGTTAGTATAGGCGTGAGTGATGCCGCCCTCTGGGGCGAATGCCAGGGCAGCGGCAGCAAACCCTATCAGACCCAGGTAGATACCGGCAATATGGCTTTCAAATGCAGCTGTCCCAGTCGCAAATTCCCTTGTAAACATGGCGTAGGATTGTTATTATACTACGCCCGGGAGAAACAGTCGTTTACCCTCGTGGAACAACCTGCCTGGGTGACCGAATGGATCAGCAAGCGGACAGAAAAAGCGGAGAAAAAAGCCCAGCAGGCGGCAGACAATACCGGCAAACCGGTAGATGAAGCCGCGCAAAACAAACGGCAGGAAGCCCGGCACCGGAAAGTCAGCGATGGGTTGGATGAACTGTTACGCTGGATAAAAGATATGGTGCGCAACGGTATTATCGGCCTGCCCGATAAGGGCGCCGATATGTGTGAGAACATGGCCCGGCGCATGGTAGATGCCCAGGCCTCCGGACTGGCGGGCATCCTGCGCGAGATGGCTGAAATCAGCTACTACAGTGAAGGATGGCAGCATACCTTCATGGACCAGTTGCTGCGTCTTTATCTGCTGGCCCGGGCCTATGGCCATCTCGACCATCTGGAACCAGCCCTTCAACAGGATATCCGCACCATGATTGGTTTCCCCCAGTCACAGGAGGAACTGAAAACACAAGCCGGTATCACCGACACCTGGCAGGTACTGGGCAAACAAAGCACGGAAGATGACCGGCTGATCACCGAACGGTACTGGCTATACGGTCTTCATACCCGCCAGACAGCCCTCCTGTTACAATTTACCGTCAGACACCAGCCACAGACCCAGCTGCTGCCTACTCCCGGCAGCACTATCCGGGCGGAACTGGTTTACTATCCTTCTGCCGCACCTATGCGGGCGCTCATCAAAACACAGCAGGCCATGCCTGCAGATCACCGCTTCCAGGGATACGCCAACTGGACAGCAGTAATGACCGCCCAAACAGCCGTCAGCAGCAGCCTCCCCCTGTATAACGATCAGGTATATACGATTGATGCCCTGACACCTGTGCTCCACGATGGGCAATGGTGGCTGCGCGATGCACAGCAACAGGAAATGCAGGTCCGCAGGGAGTTTCGGCATATATGGAAGCTACTGGCCCTCAGCGGTGGTCAACCGATGCCCATGGCTGTCATCGGCCGGGAAAGGGAGTACGAACCCCTCGGCGTATGGCATCAGCAGGAGTATAAAATATTGTAA